The Toxotes jaculatrix isolate fToxJac2 chromosome 21, fToxJac2.pri, whole genome shotgun sequence genome includes a region encoding these proteins:
- the LOC121175581 gene encoding transmembrane protein 94-like, with translation MAELIWRVMRDQEMLRCVWRHLVGVLKGQSQTLCYTSSLLHTLGSVTVLCCVDKQGILSWPNPSPETVLFFSGRVEPPHNSQDDLRDDLSVNSYCRMETDDDRDEAQEGQALLCLPAESSTQLGEGPEPSETSHDTIRSSDTVRLRRSCQPAHSRTKHHSGSNVSFSHDTERGEDDQAQDFAMGCPEAEAEDFVCDYHLEMLSLSQDQQNPTSIHPQNQPPPSGTLTHPPP, from the exons gagatgctacgttgtgtgtggagacaccTGGTTGGCGTCTTAAAGGGACagtctcagacactgtgctacacttccagcCTCTTACACACTCTGGGATCTGTCACT gtgctgtgttgtgtggacaaacagggTATCCTGTCGTGGCCTAACCCCAGTCCAGAGACCGTGCTGTTCTTCAGCGGACGGGTCGAACCACCTCACAACAGCCAGGATGATCTCAGAGACGACCTGTCCGTCAACTCCTACTGCCGAATGGAGACGGATGACGACAgggatgag GCCCAGGAGGGgcaggctctgctctgtctaccgGCAGAGTCCTCCACCCAGCTGGGGGAGGGGCCCGAGCCGAGCGAGACCTCACATGACACCATTCGCTCATCTGACACGGTCCGGCTTCGGCGTTCCTGCCAGCCCGCACACAGTCGCACCAAACACCACTCTGGATCCaacgtgagcttcagccacGACACTGAGAGAGGCGAGGACGACCAGGCCCAG GACTTTGCAATGGGCTGCCCAGAGGCGGAGGcagaggactttgtgtgtgactacCACCTGGAGATGCTGAGCCTGTCACAGGACCAGCAGAACCCAACCAGCATCCA tccacaaaaccaGCCACCGCCCTCTGGTACTCTGACACATCCTCCCCCCTGA